CAAATCTAATAAAAATTAAGCGTCTTTTCTATCTAAATAGAGAGGAAATATGTTTTAGAGTCTTTTATCGTAAGCAGATAGACAACTCAGTAACTTCTTCGGATTTCTACTGGATAGTTCTCCAAATTAGGGTAGTTCAGGGCGCTCTACTCATAGTAAAAAACTTTAAAACATTGCGCCTTTATTATGCTAAATACTCGCCTACTGATGAGTGTGGTTACAGCGACCGCCTCCCTGTTTCTCATGCCTGTGACTCGTTGGGTGGATGGTTTTCCGCTTCATGTATTATCCAGCCCTGCTTTAGCCAGCTTTGCGGAACATCCAGGAACTAAATTTAAGTATGTACCTCCTTATCGCGGCACACCCAGACGCACTCAGGGAGCGGGTACGCGAGGAGAGGATGAGTCTCAAGAGGTGACACTTAAACTATTAGTTCCGAATGATCACACAGGACAAACGTTATCGAGTCATCCCACCTTTTTCTGGTATGTCTCAGAAATACCAGAGGAACCTGTGGAATTTGCCTTAGTAGAATCGGGCGTTGCTCAGCCAATTTTTGTGCAGCAACTACAACTAGAAAAAGCGGGAATTATGCGGTTGGAAATGCCGGAAAATTTGCCCGGATTGGTTCCAGGTAAAGAATACCGTTGGACTGTGAGCTTAGTGAGCAATGCTAATCGACGCTCTCAGGATACCTTTGCACAAAGCTGGATTAAGCGCGTAGCAGAAACACCAGCACTCAATCAACAGCTAGCTACGGCAAAAAGCGAGCGCGATCGTGCCTCAATTTATGCTGAAGCTGGACTCTGGTACGATGCTATCAATGTCCTTTTAAAGGCTCAATCTACCAACTCCACT
This portion of the Microcoleus sp. AS-A8 genome encodes:
- a CDS encoding DUF928 domain-containing protein, which codes for MLNTRLLMSVVTATASLFLMPVTRWVDGFPLHVLSSPALASFAEHPGTKFKYVPPYRGTPRRTQGAGTRGEDESQEVTLKLLVPNDHTGQTLSSHPTFFWYVSEIPEEPVEFALVESGVAQPIFVQQLQLEKAGIMRLEMPENLPGLVPGKEYRWTVSLVSNANRRSQDTFAQSWIKRVAETPALNQQLATAKSERDRASIYAEAGLWYDAINVLLKAQSTNSTDRSMREAFLSLLDRAGLTEVAEQERQRLARY